In the genome of Macrobrachium nipponense isolate FS-2020 chromosome 34, ASM1510439v2, whole genome shotgun sequence, one region contains:
- the LOC135207663 gene encoding uncharacterized protein LOC135207663, which produces MAYTQVFACTLLEGLTGVTVIATTNSTAYVNLYYEGQLYALAYYAMSWPQGVALCQSLGRSLVSYTTSTDKENWMKSLAGKWFFIGAKKDPLDPSRFYDINTGQTVAIPFEKGVGPVQANMALIDKEDGTPAYSTGNDWFTWPLATILCTPK; this is translated from the exons ATGGCTTACACTCAG GTATTTGCCTGCACCTTGCTGGAGGGCTTAACGGGAGTGACGGTTATTGCAACTACAAACTCCACGGCTTACGTTAACTTGTATTATGAAGGACAACTCTATGCTCTGGCATATTATGCAATGTCTTGGCC GCAAGGTGTGGCTTTGTGCCAGAGTCTGGGAAGATCCCTGGTCAGCTACACCACCTCAACAGACAAGGAAAATTGGATGAAATCACTGGCTGGCAAATGGTTCTTCATAGGAGCCAAGAAGGATCCTCTGGACCCCAGCAGATTCTACGACATCAACACTGGACAGACCGTGGCGATCCCATTTGAGAAAGGCGTTGGACCTGTGCAGGCCAATATGGCCCTAATAGATAAAGAAGATGGTACTCCTGCCTACAGCACAGGCAACGACTGGTTCACTTGGCCACTGGCTACAATTCTTTGCACACCCAAGTAA